In Aulosira sp. FACHB-615, the DNA window TTTGATTTTCATATCATGGGCGATCGCCTCGCCCAACTGGTGCAATCAGGAACAATCAGCAATTTCCTCGCCATACTGTTTGCGATTTTGGTTTTCCTCGGCCCTGTTGCTAAATCAGCCCAGTTCCCCCTCCATGTCTGGCTACCAGATGCAATGGAAGGCCCGACACCAATTTCCGCCTTAATCCACGCCGCCACAATGGTGGCAGCAGGTGTATTTCTGGTAGCCCGGATGTACCCTGTGTTTGAACATGTCCCCGCCGCGATGAACGTAATTGCCTTTACTGGGGCATTTACAGCATTTTTAGGGGCGACAATTGCAATTACGCAAAACGACATCAAAAAAGGCTTGGCCTACTCCACCATTTCCCAATTAGGTTACATGGTGATGGCGATGGGCGTAGGTGCTTACAGTGCTGGCTTATTCCATCTGATGACTCACGCTTACTTCAAGGCGATGCTGTTCTTGGGTTCCGGTTCTGTGATTCACGGGATGGAAGGAGTCGTTGGCCATGACCCTGCTTTAGCCCAAGATATGCGACTGATGGGCAAACTGCGGAAATATATGCCCATCACAGCTATTACCTTTTTGATTGGCTGCTTGGCAATTTCCGGGATGCCTCCGTTTGCAGGTTTTTGGTCAAAAGATGAAATTCTCGGTAAGGCTTTTGCTGCTAATCCATTTTTGTGGATCATTGGCTGGCTAACGGCGGGAATCACTGCTTTTTATATGTTTAGAATGTATTTCATGACATTTGAAGGCAAATTCCGGGGTACTGACGAGAAAATCAAAGCCAAACTTAAGAAAGCATCAACCATCATTCTGGAATTAGAAGCTGAAGAACCAGCCCCGAATTTTGGCCCTGGGGCGATGAAACATGGTGAACTAGCCGCAACAGGAGACCATCATGGTTCTCATGGTCATCACAGCGATTCTCCCCATGAATCACCGTGGACAATGACCTTGCCATTATTAGTGTTGGCTGTACCTTCAATTTTGATTGGTTTGGTAGGAACTCCCTTTGCTAATTATTTCGAGGAATTTATTTACTCACCTAACGAAACTCTCGCTGAAGTTTTAGAAAAAGCCGCCGAATTTGAGCCGACGGAATTTTATATTATGGCGGGGGCTTCTGTGGGAATTTCCTTGATTGGGATTACCTTGGCTTCCTTGATGTACTTGCAACGGAAAATTGACCCTGCTGCGATCGCTGCTAAAATTAAGCCTTTGTACGAGCTATCCCTCAACAAGTGGTACTTTGATGACATTTACCATCGTGTCTTTGTCCTCGGCTTGCGTCGCCTAGCTAGACAAGTCATGGAAGTTGACTTCCGCGTTGTTGATGGTGCTGTTAACCTCACAGGCTTTTTCACCCTAGTCAGTGGCGAAGGGCTGAAATATTTAGAAAATGGTCGCGTTCAATTCTATGCCTTGATTGTGTTTGGCGCAGTTTTGGGCTTGGTGATCGTTTTTGGCATTACCTGATTTTTTAGGGTGGGCGACTGTCCACCCTTCAGTTTTTCATTTTTGAGAGTCTGAATTTAGGCTCTTTTTTTAGGCCTAAAAATTTTGAGAGAGTTCTTGCGTATCGCAAGATTAACCTTGTTCTTGGTAATAACGATCTAAAAAACTTTGGATGAGAGCAGAAGATGCACGAAAGGTGGTTAATTGCAATTTAGAAATGGTGTTAGGAAAATCGATTATATCTTGGGTTCCTGCACGATAAAGAACACCAAGTAAACCTGTAACATTAAGACCTTGTGCGATCGCTGCTTGTCGAGCATCCAGATCATCTAAGATCACTAGGGCAGCGTTGAGTTGAACAGCCAGAGAAATGGTTTCTTGCTCACCCATACCAAGTTTGCTAGATAAGTTAGGTAATAGGGGCGTGGTAGTTTGAATCTCTAACCAGCTTGGAGATTGGGTAATCCAGTTTTGAACTTGGATGTAAGAACCTTCGGCAAGAAGTTCTGTGCAGACAGCATTAGGGATGATAATGCGACCGAAAAGTTGAGGCAGAATTTCAATACACTCAATCAAGATGAGATAGCACAAAGGTGAAGTATCGCAAACAACTATCATGGCTGAGTCATCGCTTGATCAATAGCTTGCAAATCTTGCTCTAAGTCAGCTAAGGTGTAGGCTTGGTAAGCTTCATAGGCTTTAAGAAAAGCATCGGTAGCTAGTCGAGAAGAAAGATTTAACAGACGTTGAACTTGAGCAGTAGAAATTTGCCGATGGCGATAAGCTTCCACTACCAGCGATTCTAAGGCGCGGCGAGAAAGTTGGTCAGGGGTATTAGCGAGTTGATGGGCAATGTCATCGGGTATTTCAATGGTAATTTGCATTTGTACTATCCTTTGATGGATGTATGATCCTTCTTTTTAAGAATAACTGAGCAGCATCAGAGATTTTGAGCAATGCTCCGGTTAGACTAGGCGATCGCAGGCAAAATCCAATTTCGAGAGATGATATTTTTCTTACACAGCGATGGTATATCTTTTTATTTGGCAGTCTCTGAGCCAAGTAGTATGTGTATGTATCCAAAACCTCTACACACCGCACTCATAAGCCCAATTTTCATAGAAAATTTTTGTGTGTAAATCCTAATAATCAAGACTTAGATATTGACAGCAAAGCCAAAATAACAGGTAAAGTTTACAGGTTGATAGCTGGATTTTTGAATGATATTTTAGCGAAGCTTACGGCGGGCTACGTCTACGCACTCAATCAAAGAAGATTAATTAAAGTCTGAAACAACGTATTTACGTTAATACACAAGATACTCGCTTTGTACAGTATGCAATTCCGAATAATATGCTTTTTTATTAAAAATATCTTAAATTTTTGATGTATTTTCCCGACATGGCTTTAGTATGCGTGGGGTAATCTTACTGTCATAGAGAGTATAAAAAAATGAAACTCTTTACATCTCTGAAAAATCTTGTGGCTTACTCACTGGTATTGCTAGTTACAGTTTGCGGTTTGTTGTTAACACCACCTAACGCTCTTGCTGTTTCTGTAGACTTTGGAGCTACACAGTATCTTGCCTTTGATGCTGGTACACAAACTCAAGATGTTGATGCTGCGATCGCATCTTACAGAAGCTTAAAGGGCAAAGTTTCCAAAAATGAAACCCTGACAACAGATGAAGTCAAAGGCGCTTTAGGGGTTATTAACGCAAAAATTAATGCCGCAGTACAAGAAAAGAAAGATGTTTTAGCAGCTGATCCAAGTGCATCAACTGAAAGTTTTGATTCATCAATTGCCTCTTACAGAAGCTTGAAGGGCAAAGTTTCCAAAAATGAAACCCTGACAATTGATGAAACCAAAGATGTATTAAAAGCTATTAATTCCAAAATTAATGCTCTAGTGCAAGAAAAGAAAGCTTAGTCAACAACTAAATAATTGATTGGTGCATAAATGCCCATCTATTTTTAGTCTATCGGGTGAGTTAGGATAGTCAAAATTTGCTTAACTCAATATCCACAATACCTGCTTTTAACTCACCTGATATGATACTTGTAGTGTAATGCTATAAAAGGTATTAATGAGAGTTAGCCTGCGTAAGCAGGCTTTGTTCGTATAGTCCCAGACTTCCTGCTTGGTATCAATCAACAGTCTTCGCCACACAAGTAAATTACCCAGACTGATTTGGGCAATATTAATACTAAGAATATCGCAATTTACTTGTTTTCCCTCTTTTAACTGGGCTGGAGATTAATCACTATGTTGCTTGAATCTAAGTATCAAGAGCTACCAACTTGTTGTCAGCAGCGAGATCATCTCATAACAGATTTAGAGAATACACAAAAATCACTTCAAGATACTCAGCAGAAATTATTTGCGTTGGTTGAGTATCATCCGTTAGGAATTATTCAATGGAATATAGATTTTGAGGTTTTAGACTGGAATCCGGCGGCTGAACGTATCTTTGGGTACAGTAAATCAGATGTACTCAATGTTCATATTGGAGAAATTCTCTTACCTAGTATTCCTAGAGAAGATGTCAATCAGTTAATGACTGCATTAATCAAACAACATGGAGGAAATTACTGTACTAATAATAATTTCACGAAAGATGGCAAAATGATTACTTGCGAGTGGCATCACACTCCTGTAGTGGATTGTCAAGGAAATGTGACTGGTGTTTTGTCTATCGTTGAAGATATTACAAGTCATAAAAATACTTATGTTACTGCCCACCAACAAGCAGAAATCACTCTCAAAAAATCCCTGAAAGAATTAGCAGATATCAAATTCGCTTTAGACCAATCATCGATTATTGCCGTAACTAACAATAAAGGGATGATTGAATATGTGAATGATAATTTTTGTCAAATCTCTCAATATCAACCAGCAGAACTAATCGGCAAAACCCATAGAATTATCAATTCTGGCTATCACTCCCAAGAGTTCTTTCAAGAGATGTGGTTAACTATTAGCCAGGGAAGGGTATGGAAAGGAGAAGTTAAAAATTTGGCAAAGGATGGCACATATTATTGGGTAGATACAACAATTGTACCTGTTTTAGATGAGCAAGGTAAACCCCAGCAATATGTAGCTATTCGTAATGATATTACTGCGCGTAAACAAACAGAAATCACGCTCAAAAAATCGCTCAAAGAAGTAGCAGATATCAAATTTGCTTTAGATCAATCATCAATTGTTGCGGTAACTAACAATAAAGGGATGATTGAATATGTGAATGATAAGTTTTGTCAAATTTCCCAATATCAACCAGCAGAACTAATTGGGAAAACCCATAGAATTATCAATTCTGGCTATCATTCCCAAGAGTTTTTTCAAGAGATGTGGTTCACTATTAGCCAGGGGAAAGTCTGGAAAGGCGAAGTGAAAAATTTAGCTAAGGATGGCACTTATTATTGGGTAGATACGACAATTGTGCCTTTGTTAGATGAGCAAGGCAAACCCCAACAATATGTAGCCATTCGTAATGATATTACTGCGCGTAAACAAACAGAAGCAGAACTCAGTCAAAAAGCCAAGGAATTAGAACAAGCTTTAGAGGAATTACAACATACACAATTGCAACTGATTCAAACGGAAAAAATGTCTTCTTTGGGACAACTAGTTGCGGGGGTTGCTCATGAAATCAATAACCCAGTGAGTTTTATTTTTGGCAATCTCAAACATGCCTATCAATATACTCAAAATTTGCTCAACATCCTGAAACTTTACCAATCTCATTATCCAGAACCAGACTTAGAAATTCAAGAAGAAGCTGAAAATTGTGATTTAGAATTTTTAGTCGAGGATTTGCCAAAACTTTATTCTTCAATGACAGTTGGAGCAAATCGCATCAGCGAGATTGTCGCTTCTCTCCGCAGCTTTTCTCGTCTGGATGAATCTGATTTAAAAGCTGCTGATATACATCAGGGTCTGGATAGTACTTTAATGATTTTAGAGCATCGTCTGGCATCTAAAACAGATAGACCCAAGATTTTAGTCATTAAGGAATATGGTAATTTACCTTTAGTTGAATGTTATGCTGGGCAACTCAACCAAGTATTTATGAATATTTTGCTGAATGCGATTGATGCGTTAGAAGAAAATGTCCAGCAGCTAACACCAACTATTTACATTCGTACAGCTATGCCAAATTCCACACAAGTCAAAATCAGCATCATCGATAATGGTGTGGGGATGTCAGATGAAGTCAGACAAAAAATATTTGACCCATTTTTTACAAGTAAACCTATAGGTAAAGGAACAGGGATGGGTTTGTCTATTAGTTACCAAATTATTACTAACAGACATCAAGGGTCTTTAGAATGTATTTCCTCTCCAGGAAAAGGTGCTGAATTTATCATGACAATTCCCGTTTACTTAAGGGCAGAGAGTTGAATCTGCCAACGGTCTTAATTACGAATTGTGAATTACGAATTACGAATTTTTATAAAAGGGTGCGATCGCAGTCCTAAAATTTTAGATAAACTGCTGGCTGAAAGCGGGTATTCTCACCGATACTGAGTCACCGCTAAAGTTAAAAAATACTACCACAACCACAAATGGGGATTGTCCACTTAATTAAATCAACCTAACAAGGAATGCCAAATCCCCAAAAAGCTGCTACTTAATAGCTAGGGCTTCCTTGATAAACATGATTTTGATTGTAGACAAATTGTGATGAATACAGCTAATTTCCCGTGGCTGACGACAATTATCCTCTTGCCGATTGCGGCATCACTCTTGATTCCGATTATCCCGGATAAAGATGGTAAAACAGTGCGTTGGTATTCCCTGATTGTCGGGTTGATAGACTTCGCGCTGATTGTCTACGCCTTTTATACCGGGTACGACTTCTCTAACCCAGATTTGCAGCTAGTTGAAAGTTATGCCTGGGTACCACAACTAGATTTGAAGTGGTCAGTAGGGGCAGATGGCTTATCCATGCCCCTAATTATTTTGACTGGATTCATTACTACCCTGGCAATACTAGCAGCTTGGCCTGTCACCCTCAAACCCAGGCTATTTTACTTTTTAATCCTGGCGATGTATGGCGGACAAATTGCCGTCTTCGCTGTGCAGGATATGTTGCTGTTTTTCTTGGTGTGGGAACTGGAATTGATTCCGGTTTACCTGCTGTTGGCAATTTGGGGTGGTAAAAAGCGGCAATACGCAGCGACCAAGTTTATTTTGTACACAGCTGGCGGTTCGCTGTTTATTTTGGTCGGCGCGTTGACGATGGCCTTTTATGGCGATACAGTCACCTTTGATATGCACTCTCTCGGCCTCAAAGATTACGCCCTCAATTTTGAGTTGTTACTCTATGCTGGCTTTTTGATTGCCTACGCCGTCAAATTACCCATCATTCCCCTGCATACCTGGCTACCCGATGCCCACGGTGAAGCAACAGCACCCGTACACATGTTACTGGCTGGTATTCTCTTGAAAATGGGCGGTTACGCCTTGATTCGGATGAATGCCCAAATGCTGCCCGATGCCCATGCGTATTTTGCCCCAGTTCTCGTCATTTTAGGGGTAGTTAACATTATCTACGCCGCCCTGACATCCTTTGCCCAGCGAAACCTCAAGCGCAAAATTGCCTACTCCTCAATTTCCCACATGGGCTTTGTGACTATTGGTATCGCCTCCTTCACTGATTTGGGCTTGAGTGGTGCAGTATTACAAATGGTGTCGCATGGCTTAATTGGGGCGAGTTTGTTCTTCTTGGTTGGTGCAACCTACGATCGCACACACACCCTAATGCTGGATGAAATGGGCGGTGTTGGTAAGCGGATGCAGAAAATTTTTGCTATGTTCACTACCTGTTCAATGGCTTCTTTAGCATTGCCAGGAATGAGCGGTTTCGTAGCAGAATTAATGATATTTGTGGGCTTTGCCACTAGCGATGCTTATAGCTCTACCTTCAAAGTTATCGTAGTCTTTTTGATGGCAGTGGGTGTAATTTTAACCCCAATTTATTTGCTATCAATGTTGCGGGAAATTTTCTACGGCAAAGAAAACGAAGAATTGGTTTCGCACCAGAAACTTATCGATGCCGAACCCCGCGAAGTCTTTATCATTGCTTGTTTGCTAGTACCAATTATTGGTATCGGGTTCTATCCTAAATTGCTGACTCAAATTTACGACGCTACAACCGTACAATTGACAGCAAGATTGCGCGATTCTGTACCAACTTTGGCACAGGAAAAAGAAGAAGCACCAAAGCTTTCATTGAATGCGCCAACAATTGGTAATTAGTCAGCAATTGATAAATACAATTATTTTTTCAGGCGGGTTTGATACTCGCCTTTTTTATATAGCAGTCCTATTTGAGAAATGAACAAGAGATATCAGATACCAAACTCTATAAACTTGTTAACGAACCACAGAGGAACAGAGAACGTAGAGAGGAGAGAGAAATGCTTTATAGGGCTGCTATAGTAATCCGGTTTGATTTCTGAATTTATTTGTGTAGGTAGGGAATAGGGAATGGGGAGTCGGGAGTAGGAAAGAAGCCTGATCTGAGTGTACTGATTTTTTTCCCAAATCAAATATGAGTCCTATATACAACTAAAGTAATAATTTAGATATGAAAACTTTGCGATATCTACATATATCAAAATTCCATTATTTTCTAAAATCTTTCTAGAAATCGCATCTACTCAGACCACTCATGTTAAACTACAACCCGTTACACTGTTTGCCATCTTCCGAAGAGCTACCAGACTCAGAGGATACACCTGTGGATAATGAACTACAAGATTTAATTCCCAGCTTGCTAAAATCGACACTCGCCTTTGTGTGGTCTGAGCGTTGGGATTGGTTTTTTGGCTTAAAGATGGGAATTTATTACGACCCAAAAAAAGCTGCGATCGCGCCTGATGCGTTTCTCAGTGTGGGGGTTAAACGCTTTATTGATGGTGACTTACGCCTGAGTTATGTAATGTGGGAAGAAAAACAACCACCAGTTTTAGCACTAGAGGTCGTTTCTCAAATCAGTCATGGTGAATACAGTACCAGAAAAGAATTTTACGCTAAAGAATTGGGTGTTTTATACTACGTTATCTACAAACCTCTGCGAAAGAAAAAGCCCCCTCTGGAAGTTTATCAATTACAGGACGGGGAGTATTTCTTAATACCAGGAAACCCGGTTTGGCTACCAGAAATTGGTTTAGGAATTGGTCTAGAACGGGGAATATATCAAGGTCTTGCACGAGAATGGTTGTATTGGTATAACGAGGAAGGACAAAAGATACTCACCCCCGAAGAACGCATTTACGAAATCGAAGCACAATTAAATTTTGAGCGTCAGCTACGTATCCAAACAGAACAAAAAATGCAATTGCTGGCTGAACAATTAAGAGCTTTAGGTGTAGAACCTGAAAGTTTAGCCTGAAGACTATTATTACAGAACTTTTGAAATTAAGTAATGAGTAGTAAGTAGTGAGTAATAAGTCAATTTCTGACTCATTATTCATTACTTTTTTCAATCAGTTGCTGTACCTCGTAAAAATCGAAGCCATATAAAGGAAAGGACAGGATTGAGTAACATGACTTGTGATATGTAGGACTCATATTTGATTTCTGAAAAAAATCAGTACGCCCAGATCAGCCGTCTTTCCGACTCTCTACTCCCCATTCCCTACTCCCTGCTTACACAACTAGATTCAGGAATCAAACCGTATTCCTATAGCAGTCCTAAATCATTCGTAAACTCAAAGATCCCCGACTTCTTGAAGAAGTCGGGGATCTGAGCCTCTCGATTTTTACACATCAAATAGGATTGCTATATTTGGATCTGTTTTTGGTGCAAGGTTGTTAATCAACCAACTAACTAGGGAATTATAAAACTAATTGCTTGTTGACAATTTAGTTGCATAAATATTCTCCTAGAATATGGACATTAAATTAGGGTTCGGCTCTATCCCAAAACCTCAGTATGTATTTGTGAGTAAAGAAAGTGATCATTGTTGGTATATGCTTTCTGATGATGGTAAACAAATACCCATTTATGACAGAGCGTTAACAGGGGTGATTACGGAAATAGAAGTTAACAAAATAGTAGAAACTTCTCAGGGAAAAAGTGAAAAAACAGATTTACATATTTTGGCAGATAAGCCTTATATTATTCGTTCAGGAAGTGAGTCTTATTTCTCCAAGGGTTTACTGCTCTCACTTGAGGCCTTAAGCTATGAACAATTGCTTCAGCCACTAACAATTGCGGTGAGTCCAGGGGAAAAAGCCATAGTATTTTGTACAATTTATCATCCAGTGACTTATCGCTCTGTAGGCGTAAGTTGGGATGGACATAAGGAAATAGACTGGCAAGTTTTAGGAAAACAAGTAAGTCTGAAAATTAACGGTACAAAAACTGTAACTTCAGACACAAGAGAAATACTGAATAATGAAGTTACAGCAGAAATTCGTGCTGATTTTATTGCTAAAACCAACGCATATTTATCACAGTTAAATTGGACTCCCCAGCAAGGGAGAGAGTATTTACAGCAAAAATATGGCAAGAAATCACGCTACCATCTCTCGGAGACAGAACTTGTAGATTTTGTGGACTACCTGAAGTTACAACTGGCTCTGAGCTATTAAAGAATTGAATATATTCAAAATGCGATCGCCTAATTTACCGAATTTTATCACCTGGTGGAGGGCGATCGCTCTTTTATAATCTCTGAATACGGGAGACAAGGGAGACAGAGTAGACAAGGTAGACAAAATCTCGAAAATGCTAACTCTGCTAAATCTTGTTATAACAGTTTTACTGTTTGGTACTCACAACCGCAAACAGCCAGAATAAAATACTGTAGCCATCAGTTATCAAGCCGGTCAAGTTTGTATGCACTCGGAATTGCCAATTATTACTAGCGATCGCTTATTATTACGCATTGCCATCAAAGAAGATATTCCCCAAATCCTAAAATATTTTTTAGACAACAAATCTTATCTAACTCCTTTTTATCCTAAATGGGGGGATGGTTTTTTTACAGAAGAGTATTGGCAATATCAACTAGAAAATACATTTTTAGAATTTATTCATGACCAATCTTTAAAATTATTTATATTTCCTCGCAAAAATCCTAAAATTATTATTGGTACAATTAATTTTAATAATTTTATTCGGGGAGCCGCCCATTTTTGTTATGTAGGTTATAGCCTAGCCGAACATCAGCAAGGTAAAGGCTACATGACAGAAGGATTAAAAGCCGCAATTCAATATGTATTTGATGATTTAAATTTTCATCGCATTATGGCAAATTATATGCCACATAACCAACGTAGCGGCAATGTCCTCAAACGTTTAGGCTTTGTGGTTGAAGGATATGCCAGAGACTATTTATTAATTAACGGCAAGTGGCAAGACCATATTCTGACCAGTCTCACTAATCCTCATTGGCAACCAGAGAAATATTAAATTCTGGTAAATTAATCTTCTTGAGGCAAATTCTCATCTACAGAAGTAGGGGGATTTTCCTCATACAACTCATCATGATTATTAGGAGGGTTACAAACTATCACCACCTCTGTTTCTTTAGAGTGGTGAGTTCCCCATTGGTCTAATACATCTTTGATTAAAACTTCTTGTACCCAAATTTTAGCAACAACTGTTAAAGGCAAAGCTAAAAATAAGCCTAAAAAGCCGAAGAATGTCACAAAAAATAGTTGAGAAATTAAAGTCACGGCGGGTAACAATGAAACTTGTTGTGCCATGACATAAGGTGTAATAAAATTACTTTCAGTTTGTTGAATAAAAAAGTAGAGAATCAAAACAGCAACAGATTTCCAAGGAGCATCTAATAAAGCGATCGCCATTGCGGGGACTAAACTCAGTGTCGGGCCAAGATTGGGTATTAAATTTAAAAATCCTGCCAACACAGCTAAAGCCAAGGCTGCTTTTACACCCAAAACTGATAAGCCAACCACACTCATCAAACCGACGACACCCATCGCAATCAGCGCACCTGTCACCCATCCTTGCAGTGAAAGTTCGCATTTATCTAAAATGCCATCTACCCGACGGCGATAAAAAGAAGGAAACACGCGAATAAAAACTCGGCGGTAAGCTACAGGATCAGCTAACAGCATTCCTGTCCACACCAGCACCAACAAAACCTTTAGAACAACTTCTAAAGAACTGGAGACAAAGGCAAAGGAACTTCCCAAAACACGATTAATAAAAGGCTGTGCCTGCTGAATTAAACTGTTGAGATCGGGTATGTAGGGGACTAATTGGCTAGGAACCCTGGTTTTCATTTCATCCAGCCAACTATTAAAGCGTTCTAAACCTTGGGGAACCCGGTAAGTTAACTCATGAAATTGTTGGGCAAAAGGTGGCACAATCAACAAGAAAAAACCCACCACCGCAGCAAAAAAGAGAGCCACTGAAATGATGACAGCAAAACCGCGCTTAATTCCTAAGTTTTGGAAACGTTTGGCTAACCGATTTAAAGTACTGGCTAACACTACGGCGGCAAACATCAGCAACAAAACTTCTTTGATTTGCCACAAAATGTATAAAGAAAGAATTATGGCGATTAAACCGATCCATTGACCAAGATTCACAGGTTAACTCCCGGCTGTTGGTGATGCAGTTAGGTTAGCTGATTTTAGCAATAACGCCTAGACGATTTAAGTTAAATTTGTTTTTGTTTGAAATCGCCAGAATAAAGCGATCGCTATAATTACAGTCGGTGACAACACTAAAATTAAGGCATTGGCAGTTGTCGCCGGAAGTGGCACACTTGGCAAAATATACTTAATCGCCGCAGATAACAAAGCTGACAGTACAAGCAGTTTGGCAATAAAAATTAACTGGTTTGGCATAGCAGTACGGCAATTCACCTTTTTCTGTAGGGTATACCCGAATATAAGCTCAAAGGCAGACTCTCTACAATATTCACATAAGTACACAAACTAGAGGCTAGTAGAACAAGGCAAAAGTCAAAAGGCAAAAGTAAAAAGAAAAAATATTGACGCTGGACTTTTGGCAAAAAATTAATTAAGGATAAATCAAAATGCCTGTAGAAAAAAATAACCAAAATCCTATCAAACCGCCAAGAGTGAGGCAGTTTGGTGGTAGCTTACTAATACTACTGACTCTGTTATTACTGCTTAATTTTATTGTTCCTAGTTTCTTTGGGCCACGATTGCCACAAGTGCCTTATAGTGACTTTGTGGCACTAGTTCAGCAAGGTAAAGTAGACCGTGCTGTAGTGGGAGGCGATCGCATTGAATACACTATTAAAGCACAAACCCCCGATGGCAAAACGACTGAACAGGTATTTGCCACCACGCCTGTAGCCCTAGATTTAGATTTACCGAAGATTCTGCGCGAGAATAAGGTTGAGTTTGCTGCACCACTCCCAGACCAAAATGCTTGGATAGGAACTCTTTTGAGTTGGGTTGCGCCACCATTAATATTCTTTGGGATTTGGGGCTTTTTAAT includes these proteins:
- a CDS encoding NAD(P)H-quinone oxidoreductase subunit 5, translated to MEAIYEYAWLIPVFPLLGAMLVGLGLISINQVTNRLRQLNAALIISLMGAAMGLSFALLWSQIQGHPTYLRTLEWAAAGNFHLSMGYTIDHLTALMLVIVTTVAFLVMVYTDGYMAHDPGYVRFYAYLSLFGSSMLGLVVSPNLVQIYIFWELVGMCSYLLVGFWYDRKSAADACQKAFVTNRVGDFGLLLGILGLFWATGSFDFHIMGDRLAQLVQSGTISNFLAILFAILVFLGPVAKSAQFPLHVWLPDAMEGPTPISALIHAATMVAAGVFLVARMYPVFEHVPAAMNVIAFTGAFTAFLGATIAITQNDIKKGLAYSTISQLGYMVMAMGVGAYSAGLFHLMTHAYFKAMLFLGSGSVIHGMEGVVGHDPALAQDMRLMGKLRKYMPITAITFLIGCLAISGMPPFAGFWSKDEILGKAFAANPFLWIIGWLTAGITAFYMFRMYFMTFEGKFRGTDEKIKAKLKKASTIILELEAEEPAPNFGPGAMKHGELAATGDHHGSHGHHSDSPHESPWTMTLPLLVLAVPSILIGLVGTPFANYFEEFIYSPNETLAEVLEKAAEFEPTEFYIMAGASVGISLIGITLASLMYLQRKIDPAAIAAKIKPLYELSLNKWYFDDIYHRVFVLGLRRLARQVMEVDFRVVDGAVNLTGFFTLVSGEGLKYLENGRVQFYALIVFGAVLGLVIVFGIT
- a CDS encoding DUF3368 domain-containing protein, producing the protein MIVVCDTSPLCYLILIECIEILPQLFGRIIIPNAVCTELLAEGSYIQVQNWITQSPSWLEIQTTTPLLPNLSSKLGMGEQETISLAVQLNAALVILDDLDARQAAIAQGLNVTGLLGVLYRAGTQDIIDFPNTISKLQLTTFRASSALIQSFLDRYYQEQG
- a CDS encoding UPF0175 family protein, with the translated sequence MQITIEIPDDIAHQLANTPDQLSRRALESLVVEAYRHRQISTAQVQRLLNLSSRLATDAFLKAYEAYQAYTLADLEQDLQAIDQAMTQP
- a CDS encoding NAD(P)H-quinone oxidoreductase subunit 4; the encoded protein is MKLFTSLKNLVAYSLVLLVTVCGLLLTPPNALAVSVDFGATQYLAFDAGTQTQDVDAAIASYRSLKGKVSKNETLTTDEVKGALGVINAKINAAVQEKKDVLAADPSASTESFDSSIASYRSLKGKVSKNETLTIDETKDVLKAINSKINALVQEKKA
- a CDS encoding PAS domain S-box protein, whose product is MLLESKYQELPTCCQQRDHLITDLENTQKSLQDTQQKLFALVEYHPLGIIQWNIDFEVLDWNPAAERIFGYSKSDVLNVHIGEILLPSIPREDVNQLMTALIKQHGGNYCTNNNFTKDGKMITCEWHHTPVVDCQGNVTGVLSIVEDITSHKNTYVTAHQQAEITLKKSLKELADIKFALDQSSIIAVTNNKGMIEYVNDNFCQISQYQPAELIGKTHRIINSGYHSQEFFQEMWLTISQGRVWKGEVKNLAKDGTYYWVDTTIVPVLDEQGKPQQYVAIRNDITARKQTEITLKKSLKEVADIKFALDQSSIVAVTNNKGMIEYVNDKFCQISQYQPAELIGKTHRIINSGYHSQEFFQEMWFTISQGKVWKGEVKNLAKDGTYYWVDTTIVPLLDEQGKPQQYVAIRNDITARKQTEAELSQKAKELEQALEELQHTQLQLIQTEKMSSLGQLVAGVAHEINNPVSFIFGNLKHAYQYTQNLLNILKLYQSHYPEPDLEIQEEAENCDLEFLVEDLPKLYSSMTVGANRISEIVASLRSFSRLDESDLKAADIHQGLDSTLMILEHRLASKTDRPKILVIKEYGNLPLVECYAGQLNQVFMNILLNAIDALEENVQQLTPTIYIRTAMPNSTQVKISIIDNGVGMSDEVRQKIFDPFFTSKPIGKGTGMGLSISYQIITNRHQGSLECISSPGKGAEFIMTIPVYLRAES
- the ndhD1 gene encoding photosynthetic/respiratory NAD(P)H-quinone oxidoreductase subunit D1, with translation MNTANFPWLTTIILLPIAASLLIPIIPDKDGKTVRWYSLIVGLIDFALIVYAFYTGYDFSNPDLQLVESYAWVPQLDLKWSVGADGLSMPLIILTGFITTLAILAAWPVTLKPRLFYFLILAMYGGQIAVFAVQDMLLFFLVWELELIPVYLLLAIWGGKKRQYAATKFILYTAGGSLFILVGALTMAFYGDTVTFDMHSLGLKDYALNFELLLYAGFLIAYAVKLPIIPLHTWLPDAHGEATAPVHMLLAGILLKMGGYALIRMNAQMLPDAHAYFAPVLVILGVVNIIYAALTSFAQRNLKRKIAYSSISHMGFVTIGIASFTDLGLSGAVLQMVSHGLIGASLFFLVGATYDRTHTLMLDEMGGVGKRMQKIFAMFTTCSMASLALPGMSGFVAELMIFVGFATSDAYSSTFKVIVVFLMAVGVILTPIYLLSMLREIFYGKENEELVSHQKLIDAEPREVFIIACLLVPIIGIGFYPKLLTQIYDATTVQLTARLRDSVPTLAQEKEEAPKLSLNAPTIGN
- a CDS encoding Uma2 family endonuclease, translated to MLNYNPLHCLPSSEELPDSEDTPVDNELQDLIPSLLKSTLAFVWSERWDWFFGLKMGIYYDPKKAAIAPDAFLSVGVKRFIDGDLRLSYVMWEEKQPPVLALEVVSQISHGEYSTRKEFYAKELGVLYYVIYKPLRKKKPPLEVYQLQDGEYFLIPGNPVWLPEIGLGIGLERGIYQGLAREWLYWYNEEGQKILTPEERIYEIEAQLNFERQLRIQTEQKMQLLAEQLRALGVEPESLA